The Gossypium arboreum isolate Shixiya-1 chromosome 4, ASM2569848v2, whole genome shotgun sequence DNA segment tttataaaaaattctaaaatttcattttaaaaaatcatatattagaaaaaaaataaaaattgtaaaaataaagaatatataattttttaaaatttgtaaaaattttccaaaataataattttaatgacCTAAACAAGTAAATTACCCATTAAAGTTTATAAGACTAAGTATTTTGTTTTCTCTTATTTTACTttgaaagtgttttcaaatatgtatggttttaaattTATGGTTTCAAATATGAGATATGTCATAAGACATTCTATCATCTGTTCATTTTGTATCTCTAATCATAAACGCATGCACTAATTCCTATCGGATGTCAATTGTATCTAACCATTCTACTAAACTTATTAGCACAGTTTACTCTATTAAAAATtcaaacattttataatttacatatatactttaaatttcatattattcTACATTTTGCATAATCGCATTCTAAGtctcacattttatttattttagtccaTCTCACAACAAACcttttaaaacaatttaatataCCACATTACACATAAAATCAAAGTCActctcaattttattttattttttttggatcgaagaaaagagaaaaaaaatagcAAGAGAATTTTCTCTTCCCCTTTCTATGGTAGCTAAAAAGTTTGGGGGTGAGGATAAGTTATCTTTTCTTCTTGTATTACAACTTGAAAACAATGGCCATAGTCAACATAAATTATGTGATACACAATTATCCTATGTTTTTAAATTCTCAAATCAATGCTATATTCTCATGTTTTTACATGTTGATAAATTCCCAATTTCCAAATATTAAAAGTCCAAAATATTCTTTTATGGAAATTTTATCAGCAGTTGCTTTCACTTTTTACAATCAACATGTTGATTATCCCCTTAAAGTATCTTTTTGGCCAGTAGTCTTTGCTTTGGGACTATTTTGCTCTAAATTTATGTAAAATCCTAAATCAGAATGCTTTTCAAAGAGATTAGATCCTAAGTCATGAATGTTTGATTCATTTCCCTTCCTTTTGACTAACACAATTCTAGCCCTGCTCATATAACTTATAAGATCCAGATAAACAGTCAAACAGATATTCCAAAGGATCAACAACTGCCTCAAAAAAAGATATTTTAAAAATTGGAAAAGAAACAAGATTTGAACTGTTCCGATATCCAGGCTGGTAAATTGGTGGATAAAAACTGTTTTCAAATCTCCCTGACCTACAATAGTCGACAACTTCAAAACAAGAAAGACCGGGAACATAAGCAAAATGATATTAACCCATCAATCACATTGCCTTCAAGAATGCCAAATGAAACAACAATAAAGGTCTCATTTCCCAACAAGGTTATTGCAATCGTAAGAAAATTCATAGGTAAACCATTTTGCCCCGCAATAAACCAGCTCAGCAGCCTAATGACTAAAATGTAGAGCAATTTATGAATCCCAAAGCAAAATAGGTTCAAACCTGTATCAGAGCCTCTTAAAATTACATTAAGGCACTAGAGACTTCAGCTTGGGTGCCATAATCTCAAGAAGGCCCTTGGGATTGTCCACATGGACCCAGTGGCCAGAACTGGGAAGAACATGAACTGAAATCTTCCCTGCAGATCCATCTCCTTCTGGACTAGCAAGCCTTTCAAGCCAAGTAATAACATCAGCATCCCACCGATCACTTTTCTCCGCACGTACAATTGATATCTTCAGCCCTTTCGGAGGGTGCTCCAACAAAGACCAATATGACAGCTCCCTAGAGAATTTTACATTGATAATTCACTAATAAGTTAACAAAGAAGAAGACATAGGCCTAGTAGTAGTGGATTAAGTAATATCAACGTAGAATCATTGATTATTACTACCTGTAGGAATGAAACATCTGGACAGCACCTTCAAGATTAAAGGCCCATGTATCTTCTCCCCCAGCTCTCTTGAGGTTGGTGCCTATCCACTCCGACAACGACTTAGAGAAGCCCAGTTCAAGCATATGATTAACAAGCCACCTGAGAGCAGATATCATGAGTACACAACAGGCAAAAATGTTTGATCCAAATCACCCAAAAAAACAACATAAATAAGAGTCAAATGAGCATTAGTAACTACGTTGTCATATCTAACAGAAAAATGAATTTTGAGCAATCAGCATACAGTTGACAAATGCACTACACCCAAGTAACTCAGACTGAATGGCCAACACGCCATCGGAGCATAAGCATCCCCTCAACTAAAACGTGCAAATTATTGTTTACAACAAATTGGCTTATAATGCAGAACAAGAGTCTTCATTTTGAACGCAAACCATCAGTAGAAAAGATTCCAGTGATTTCAATTCAAAGCTTGATGATGGGTAGAGGTAGGCAAATTAATGAATGAAACGATCCAATTGACACTAGAAAACAAGAGCAACAGTGCCTAGAATTAGAAACAAGTTAGAGGAGGAACAGAAGTTTTACTTCCGTGATGGAACTGTTGAAGGTAAACTTTGCAATGTCTGCAAAACCTTTTCTACTTCACCATCACTGTTGTCAGATGTTACTTCTCCAGGGACAGAATCGAGTACCCAAAGCTGTTCTGCACcagtaaataaattaaaataaaaaaagcaaacagatcaaaaattttaattctcaaatacATACAATTAGCAACAGCAGCAAAGAAACGGAATGTATGGGGGTTTAGGCAATGAAGCAGTATATACCTGTTTGGGAAGTTTGACATTTTCACCATAATCTCTATTTCCACAGCTCTTGGCAAATTGCAAAGCAACTTTGCCACCCATGGAGTGGCCAATGACAACATCAGGCGAATCCCAGCCTTTGGAATTGATCAAATTACCCAAATCTTTAGCTGCATTTACCAAATCATGGGGCGGACCCAACCCTTCCATCTCTGCTGAGTTCCCATGATTCCTTAAATCCACCAGCACCATCCTCCACTctacaaaataaacaaataaattagagGCTTGTCATTTCTTTCGAATTTTCTAGGGAAACAAACGGCTCGGGATCAACTACCGGAAGGAGAGTCGGATAGAGAGGAAACGAGGGTGCGAGAAAACGAACGCCAGTTGCGGGCGGAGCCTAAGAGGCCATGGAGGATGAAAGCCGTGTGAGTATAGGGTTTGTTTGGATTGGCTTGGATTTCTTCATAAGCTAGGGTTTGAAGAGATCTCTTTGAGGTAGAGTAGTAGGGAAGAGTCAGGAGAGAACTCGGTGAGTTAAGAAAGCCAGTCAGGAGAGTGGAGGGTATTCCTTGTTTGTTCCTAATGAGTCGAGCCATTTGGAACACTGGCTTCTACCAAACTCTGTAACGGCTGCCGGGCAgaacaattaaaataaaagagTAGACGAAAAAGGAAAAATACATAAATTAGAATCTCGGATTAATTTTCCCTTTAGTGCCTCGACTCTTTCAAGTTGTGaaatttagttttctttttacaatttttgtatttatatgatttaaaaattagattaaactTGCCATCAACTCAGTAAGAGGAGGTCCAACTAGTGATGtaaaaaacaaaaaatcaaaaatcaaaaggCTTATGAAAGACCAGAAAAATAGGATTTTTGTTACACaaattttggatttttaattatgtttttctataaaatttaaaaatatttttaatttttttaaaaatttgctgATTATGATTAATTTATTCTTATTAATTTTCTAAAAGTTATTAAACCATGCGGTACTGAGAACGGAAGGGTACAACTTCCAATTTGATACCTACAATTttaccattaatttatttttcttaaaagttaaatatgtgaaaaaaattgtatttaataTAATACAACCTTATGTTAAATTTGAACACGTGTTATCAATTGACTTATTATCACTTtggacttaaaattttaaatcaaacaaATAGCTTTAGTTTAAACAAGTAAAAGGCtattaatagtattttaaattggattttaaattttaaatctagGAGATGAACTTCATTTAAAAACAGAGGGGCTAATTTCTTGAAATTAAAAGTGAAAaggttaaatttttttgaaaaaaaaaaagagactagGAAAGAAATTTAACCAAGTAATAACTGAGAGCTGTGGATCTAGATCTAGAGGGataaaattcttgaaattaaaaataaaaggaccaaatttcaGAAATCCCAAAAACCAGGGACTAATttctaaaattcaaaaaataaagagACTAGAAAAGAAATCTAACCTAATTATAACTGAGAGCTATGGTATGTAGACGGatgaaattcttgaaatttaaaataaaatgacaGCTGTGGGATTTGAACCCACGCCCTTTCGGACCAGAGCCTAAATGTGGCGCCTGAGACCACTCGGCCAAACTGTCTTATTACTATGGTGAGGCATAAAAATATTTGTAACGATTAATACTCTAATGCAATCCTTGAAATGAAACTTTGTTTAGTCTAGCGGTTATGTCAGGTTGATTACGGGTAGCCAAGTTGAAGATTTAAAAATTAATCCATTCTAACTTGATTTCATCATAGCTTATTCAAACTTCTCACAATAACAAGGGAACATATTATTACTTGTATCTTTCGGAATAGGAGAAAGGAGGAGAATCCATAAATCATTACTAGTTATGACATTTGCAATCATATAAGAACATTCCTCCCACATTTCCCTACTCTCtatctttcattttcttcttATGAGTGGCGAGCAGTCCTTGAGGGACTGATCTTCTTAGTCAAATGGATCAATTCGTGGGTCATGCTCGCTAGCCATCAGCATCCCGGTGCACAGACAAGTTGGGCACATCACCTAAAATAGAAGAAATCAGCCACCGGATTCTGAAAACTCAGAGACGGATATAGTCAATCTTAGACTTGTGCAAATATTCAGTTTACCTTTCCCGAACCAGAGCAGTTTGGACACCTTTCAGTAGTGGGCACTTTCAAAGTATGACCAGATGCACTGGATACAGAGATAGGATCAATGCTCAAGCATACACCACTTGCAGAACATCTTGCACAGGCCAAATATCCTGCTCGTAGAACCACCACCCAAAAACAAAAGGCGAAAATTAATATAACTTCATCTTATTTCTCTCTGTTGTTGTTGCCGGGGGAAGAGTGCATTAAGAACAATACCACTTCAAATAGTCCGAAGGAATAAGAGAGTTAAAAATCCACAAGTAAATCAAGGAAAAGTGCATGGCCACAGAACAATCTAACGCATACCATTTCCGTGGCAATATTTACACCTTTTCTTCTCTTGTTGTTCAACATTGTTGGCTTCAATTAGCATCAAGGCTGAAATAACACCCACTGCACCCCCTGAAAAGGATGCCACGATAGGATCGACCTGACTGAACCAAGAAACCGGTAAATTGTTACCGTAACTTTAAGTGTCTAATTATAGTCATTTTGCATCCGAGCGCTAGTTACTCCAGGTTTTAAATTTTGCAACTGAAGATAAGCTCATTGAATACCTTAACTGCAATGGTAGATGCATGTTGCGTATGAAATCTTCATATGAGGTGCCTCCTAGACCTAATTTCAGCTCCAGCTGCCATGAAATGTAGATTATATAGTTATATCATCAACTGGGATACAAGAAAACATGTATTTGCCATTTGGCTCAAGTCAGAGAGTAGTTGGTTCGGGTTAGACAAGGAGCTAAATGAGAATAAACATGACTTCAGTCCAGTCTAGGTAACATTTCATCTGGTCCATAAACCTTTCTGTATTTTTTTCACATACAAGCAAATTCTCATAGTTTGATCATAAATACTAGAAATGAGTCTATAAATACTATACATGGTAGCCAAAGGAATggcaaactaaaataaaatagaagttctTAGTACGTACTGTTGGTGCAATAAGGCCTCCGAATACAATTATTCCAGATATAAATGCCAGGCTTGTGAAGTAGAGCTGCTTCATTGTCTTCGGTGTCTGCTTCAACGCAAAGGTTAACAAGGAGACTAAACAATGAAAAAGTCGAAATAGATCAATAACCAAAATCTCAAAACGGCGTTTTCATGCATTTTCCAACATAGACAGCATTTGCTTGTTCAACCTTCTCTTGTTTGCTTCAACtaattaagcatgaaatgctGAATATACAAAACATATGAATCTTAAAACTCACCACATGAGAGAGAAAAGGAATTGAAGATGGAATGTCAGGCATCTCATCTGTTTCTTCATCGCCATTCTCATTGATAACTTTCACATTCTTTATCCGCTGTTGTATCCGTAATCTCCTTACCTATATACAAAATGATATTAATCCAATCCGCAAACGCATAATCTACTCCTTTTCCATTTCAACCTGTATTTCATAGATTCAAGATAAAATTCCTTAACAGCTTGCACGTGTATAGTATATATGTATCTTCtgtaccaaatatatatacatgtatgtatattACGTAGTTGCTGTCGATTGAGAAACGCCAAATGGTTTTTGCATATAATTTGATATTTGGAGTTTCAGATTCCTAGGAAAAATCTGTGTATTTATGAAACTTTAATTACCTCTTCCATGAGGAGAAAGATCTTATTGCGCCTGCTCTTTATATTATCTTCAATTTCCTGAAGCTGCATCTTCACAAAATCTTGAACAGTCTCTGGTCCCTCAATGATGCAAAAGTTACTGAAAACCGAAAACAAAAATACAAAATTTCCTCTTAAAATTTTACAATGAACGCAGCTCATAGTAAAAACCCAAAGGATAAACCCTTTATATGATGATAAGCCAGAAACCCAATTTCAAAATCATGCAACATAACGGAGATATTAAGAAAACCGATAATTCTAACAACTTTTAACGAATACAATTTCCAGCTATATATATGTTTGTGTGAATAGGTATATGATACTGATATCTGGATTCTGTACCAGAAACTTGGCGAAATAaaccgaaagaaaaaaaaaaagagagagaagtaAATAAGAGAAAGAATGAACCTGGGAACGCTATCTTCGGAAGGGGAAGGATTGTTTTTAGAGGAGAAACAGAGGAACGGAGAAGGAGAAGAGTGTTTTGGGAAAGAGAGAAATTTGCGTTTTCCGTTTAAGGGAATTAGGGTTGTCAAATTTGGAGAAGTCgtagaatgaagaagatgatgagagTAGAGATAGAAAGTGcccatttctcttcttctttttttaatcaATTTCTCATTGAATTAGTTCTTGTGAAGACGGACCGTGTTTAAGCTGGTTGCTTTTAGATGGAAAAGAACATAAATAAAACGCTTAATGCATAATTTGCCCCCTGGCTATCGTTTCCACCGTTCAGCTTAATCAGAATGTGCTAGTGATACATCTGTTCGACCTATCACAATGTATTATGTTCGACCTATCACAATGTATTATGTAACAATTATATTTGACTTTGATTTACTATTAATCGAGCGTTTGATTGGTTGTTAATTAACGTTGATTGGAGTTCACTATTCTACGTGTTGTTATTAGAACATGTCAACtatctaatttttttaatatatattcgtTACATCGAACAATTTTGGTttctttaatataatttttattgttgatataaaattattgtaataattaattctttaaaattttcttttcaaattgtagtaattttaatatattatgtattaattataaaattaattttatgatAATTATTCAGGATTGTATACATATAATAATTCAACACATGTTATCATGAAATCAATCATGTTAGTTttgattttcaattattttaatataacaaATTTTACTTTAAAATCCTTTAATCAAATTTGTATAAATTTTTTAATCTTATTCAAATATATTTCAAGTGTTACAAATTCAAAAACACAGTTTCTAAATGACTTaaacttttgtaaaagtttttGAGAACCATCAAGTCCTTTAAAATGTTTCTAAGCCACGTTTTTTAAGGTTCTCAATCTTGTCTCGAGATAGACCAACATCGAAATTGGAATTGCTTCAAAGGAATCTTGTCTCGAGGCAAAAGTTCTTTTGTCTTAAGACCAACCAACATCAAAGCAAATGTAAGCTTCAACGGAGCATTGTTTCGAGACATATGATAGATTGCCTCGAGACTTCTAACTCCAACTGTCATATTTTGTTCTTCTTCTCTAAAGACAAAGGGTTTGTGTCTTGAGACACACTGCCACAGTACATAGAAATTTTTATGACTATTTGTTTGTGTTTtcattattttgatgttatttttgtTTAAGTTTGAgtccaaatttttaatttttatgcgAGGTGCTTGAGCTTGCAGTGATGCAAGTGATTCGTTAGAAGCATGATGATAGGATTTGTTTGCTTGATACATGTAAATTTCGCATGATAGTGAATTTACTCTAAGTTCTTAGGGTCAGACTAGTTAGATCATTCTATTACAACAAATAATAGGTCAAAAGTGGTTAAGTATACCATATGATAAACTGCTACATAGGGAGGCATATATGTTTGTTTTGAATTGTAAGTAGCTATATGTATCTGGATTATGTGCAAGTGTGCACTGTTGTTACAAGTAATAAATAGTAAGTaaagagttatcgtctccacagggactgATATGTAAGTTATTTGCAAAGTCAACTATAAACAATTTAGAAGAAAACAAGTAAAAGAATAATGTTGTTGAGAGACAAAAATTATGATATGAATGTAATCAGATTTCAAATGCCCACAAAATAAAACAGCACATAATGCAGAAGAAAAATAGcaacaaaaaaattaaacacaatatTTAATAAACATAACATGAATATACTAGAATAAGTATTTCACTTAACAAGAGTTTATTGGCAATTATAATAAGAATATCACGAAATATCGTGACAATATGAAGATTCATTAAACCCAATCTTGTATTAAGAATAGGCTTCTCTCGAAGTCCTATTATGTCCTAAGTCACCTCGCATATGTCTATGTCAAACTAACCTAGAGATCACCTATTCGGGCTTTTCATATAGTTTATGCATACAACAATCATCTTTCGATGTCGATATACTATGCATCATTTCTATTACCTCTTCTAAGATTAAATAGCTAATTACCTAAAAATGTTGGCTTTACACTTATAAGTATTAGCATGAATTAAAACCTAAGTCAATGAAGCAATCATTTGTATAAAACATTCATAATATAAAAACCAATCAAATCAAATCATGATGCATACTCATTCTGAATAAACAAAATTAAGTCACGCTTTATTAAATTGAAAACATAAAGATAAGATGTAAACATTTTTATCAACATAGAAAGCAACAATTAACAATAAAGGGATAAGAAAGAATGATAGTCTGGAGGGTTATCcactgtaacactcctaacctatatccgtcgccggaatacgGTTTTAGCGATTTACAGGGACTTGTCAATTAAACAATTATACAATTCTCATATCCAAATAAACCTCATTCAAATACAGTCATATAGTCCCTAGTACGAGCCCTCAAGGCCAAAAACAATCATTAAAAGCGGTTTAGTACTAAACCaagaagttaggaaaattttggaaaaacatagaaaattttcaaagtaccaGGGGATACACGGCAGTGTCACtttgccgtgtgtcacacacggctaagacacacacccgtgtctctgcccgtgtggacaaaaataggctattttccaagccatttttcttacCCAAACTTGCATTCacctatacataccaaataacatataaacatatcatcaataagcattcaaaccaatctcaaccaagcccAAATCATGCTATTCCAATACCAACAACCATAATACTCATAACATCATAATTTGtccattcaaaacataccaatatcaCTTTCAAGAATTCACCTGATTGGTCACtttcaaatatgcattattttgCATAATACTTAGCATGCCAATTCAttctcaaattcaaccatttgctACCTTCATTACCAATACTCAATAAGTCATTCACAAAGCAAATATAACCATATAACAAATGGCCATTTACACATATATGCATAACTAAGtataccaaaatgagccaaatcatatggctatacacataaccaaaacatacatcatttacaagccaagtcAATTGGCTAACTACATTACAAACATATAGACCATATTAACtacaactcctatacatgccaaataacCAAgaacacaagttcaaaagtaccaaaatgacaactggatagtgtgatgagctctCCAAGAACTCCCAATCCTAGCAAGgattgaaatcactataaaacaaggaaaagtaaacaaagtaagctattaagcttagtaagcttgtatggcTAATAAGTGTAACTTACCATACATttacaatttaaataatttaaacatattattctacaattcaatttaattacaaGGCTAACATATATTCATCCACATAGTAAGTCATGAAACTCACAAATTTCATGGATTCAATGCTTATATGGTTTATGTACATACCTTGTAACAAcccttacctgtatccaacaccggaatagggtacgaggtatta contains these protein-coding regions:
- the LOC108458066 gene encoding uncharacterized protein LOC108458066 — its product is MARLIRNKQGIPSTLLTGFLNSPSSLLTLPYYSTSKRSLQTLAYEEIQANPNKPYTHTAFILHGLLGSARNWRSFSRTLVSSLSDSPSEWRMVLVDLRNHGNSAEMEGLGPPHDLVNAAKDLGNLINSKGWDSPDVVIGHSMGGKVALQFAKSCGNRDYGENVKLPKQLWVLDSVPGEVTSDNSDGEVEKVLQTLQSLPSTVPSRKWLVNHMLELGFSKSLSEWIGTNLKRAGGEDTWAFNLEGAVQMFHSYRELSYWSLLEHPPKGLKISIVRAEKSDRWDADVITWLERLASPEGDGSAGKISVHVLPSSGHWVHVDNPKGLLEIMAPKLKSLVP
- the LOC108458254 gene encoding protein ORANGE-LIKE, chloroplastic, with translation MGTFYLYSHHLLHSTTSPNLTTLIPLNGKRKFLSFPKHSSPSPFLCFSSKNNPSPSEDSVPSNFCIIEGPETVQDFVKMQLQEIEDNIKSRRNKIFLLMEEVRRLRIQQRIKNVKVINENGDEETDEMPDIPSSIPFLSHVTPKTMKQLYFTSLAFISGIIVFGGLIAPTLELKLGLGGTSYEDFIRNMHLPLQLSQVDPIVASFSGGAVGVISALMLIEANNVEQQEKKRCKYCHGNGYLACARCSASGVCLSIDPISVSSASGHTLKVPTTERCPNCSGSGKVMCPTCLCTGMLMASEHDPRIDPFD